One window of the Podospora pseudocomata strain CBS 415.72m chromosome 7, whole genome shotgun sequence genome contains the following:
- a CDS encoding hypothetical protein (EggNog:ENOG503Q0C8; COG:M), whose protein sequence is MPPIQPRGVGPTESFVFPTGTVKDNLRTFFRACELGSTRYVEKCIKTLSPAGRVPLLNYSTSSKNRLKALHLAAQAGHNDIVRLLLEAGAQVDVAAEKGVTPLACAAASGQSGTLQILLEHGADPHRLTEDGLTIISHAARSDVVRGQADTIAMLIEHGVDPNAIDETPKKSALNWACSQGNLAVVRILLDPNVGGVKPGEILGEDGWTALHFAARCQVLAGKDVTQYLIRAGMDQTVGDIDGWLPIHYAAKHANVVTLGYLIHQKPGLSQLIEIKTDTGGTLLHCACDEGEAIKWLLRHGADVNAQDDEGDTPLGLSCYDGIGDTVSLLLQAGADPKIQNEEKRTALHWAARGGAVNAGRELLNKCPAVLHIKDEKNLSAMHLAIRKFEPTFAEMLLDEFYPEYATNLHGDLTAVHEPSGETPLISAVKRFQVGVVEKLLKLGAEADVKDKSGKTPLVYASRARKHSEKLVEMLLDHQAAEKAKEAAEKETGGEKMPMELQHMLQFLKTVLEEQERE, encoded by the coding sequence TATGTCGAGAAATGTATCAAAACTCTTTCTCCTGCGGGCAGGGTGCCACTCTTGAACTATAGCACCAGTTCAAAGAATCGTCTAAAAGCGCTGCACCTTGCGGCCCAGGCCGGCCATAACGATATTGTCCGGTTGTTACTCGAAGCGGGAGCACAGGTTGATGTGGCGGCTGAGAAGGGCGTGACACCTCTGGCCTGTGCAGCCGCCTCGGGACAGTCTGGGACTCTTCAGATTCTCCTGGAGCATGGGGCTGATCCGCATCGCCTCACGGAGGATGGGCTCACCATTATTTCTCATGCTGCCAGGTCAGACGTGGTGCGAGGACAGGCGGATACCATCGCCATGCTGATTGAACACGGAGTTGATCCCAATGCCATCGACGAGACGCCCAAAAAGTCAGCCCTGAACTGGGCCTGCAGTCAAGGCAATCTCGCTGTGGTGAGGATTCTCCTCGACCCAAACGTTGGTGGCGTCAAGCCAGGTGAGATTCTCGGCGAGGACGGGTGGACAGCCCTTCACTTCGCTGCCCGATGTCAAGTGCTCGCCGGCAAGGACGTCACCCAGTACCTCATACGCGCAGGGATGGATCAGACAGTCGGAGACATCGACGGCTGGCTTCCTATCCACTACGCGGCTAAACACGCCAACGTCGTCACCCTCGGCTacctcatccaccaaaaGCCCGGGCTTTCCCAACTCATCGAAATCAAAACTGATACCGGCGGCACCCTTCTTCATTGTGCCTGTGATGAAGGGGAGGCAATCAAGTGGCTTCTTCGACATGGCGCAGACGTCAATGCTCAAGACGATGAAGGCGACACGCCGCTGGGCTTGTCGTGCTATGACGGGATAGGCGATACTGTgagcctccttctccaggcCGGAGCGGACCCAAAGATTCAAAATGAGGAGAAGCGAACCGCGCTTCACTGGGCTGCGAGAGGCGGGGCGGTTAATGCCGGCCGGGAGCTGCTCAACAAGTGCCCGGCTGTTTTACATATCAAGGACGAAAAGAACCTTTCTGCTATGCATCTAGCCATCAGGAAGTTTGAGCCAACTTTTGCTGAGATGCTCCTGGATGAGTTCTACCCGGAGTATGCGACAAATCTACACGGGGATTTGACGGCTGTGCATGAGCCTTCGGGAGAAACACCTTTGATATCGGCGGTGAAGAGGTTTcaggttggggtggtggaaaagttgttgaagttgggggCCGAGGCTGATGTCAAGGATAAGAGCGGGAAGACGCCGTTGGTGTATGCCAGTCGGGCAAGGAAGCATAGTGAGAAGTTGGTTGAAATGCTGCTGGATCATCAGGCGGCGGAAAAGGCtaaggaggcggcggagaaggagacggGGGGTGAGAAGATGCCGATGGAGTTGCAACATATGCTTCAGTTTTTGAAAacggtgttggaggagcaggagagggagtga
- a CDS encoding hypothetical protein (COG:T; EggNog:ENOG503NVY0), translating into MSVHGPDPPVPAVVAASDAVEVKSSERARQREIAAYLLAASFPPDLPAAFAEKATLNSDPILNGLTQLGALRLGCDRAFVSLIDRTYQYVVSEITRSHSLFDLISDPGDTIAIGVCKLRNCDGVCPATMNAFMDETGEWVKTGPDVIANRTRYIINNFTTHPDYKDRPYVKNYPYFRSYLEVPLVSSLGYLMGSYCVVDSKLNEFDDDEKVEIMNEIAAAIMAHLENVRIKQSRDRSAQLIQGLSGFIRHEPLSQRPSRASAIPGPAPSDPDPPTTTEQPGSIGGSNDDGKSTGRADSTDVQSSDGSQRPEPINVISSSSIESGQSGLSLLSEARQAPSESPPTTPRDEVNENPMEQQLKMAIARTDADKAAIANPPAPSSETSESHGSGFISSANIKTTFFRAAGTIRRSMDMDGFMFLDAVPSSYRDRSDQPTLGSQPGTLHDYEEGPFCSAIVKSCLGPTGENITHSSQTRLPEVSLQRFIRAFPQGKVFTADEYGPIDDSYGPGKRFQSSRQQPDPATVRLKDDIDALFRVLPSAKYVVFLPLWHFQRECWYAASLGWVEDPTRAIDITDIGLVSAFGNSIMAEVSRLEALAASCAKSDFVSSLSHELRSPLHGIMASSELLRENMLDSPLLSTLDMLDSCATTLLDTFNNLLDHAVVTHAGRERDHKSPAAQLRVTDLGLLVEEVVEAIRVGHLSGNAFHMQSSMLKKMAEPVNSSVPDRPLLITVHIAMKSAWRMPVNVGAWKRIVMNIFGNALKYTLTGRIEVKLKTVQRLDKTGKSSEYISFSVQDTGLGMSSDYLKYHLFTPFSQENSHSPGMGLGLSIVQQLVNDLGGFVEVYSSVGIGTCVEVLVPLNKDETDSSVAVPVQPPQQLFDAHQRQLAGRTLGLITSEAYSASNNTGTGANKDQRLWTMNVERALKSNAGETLGMTVIIPTHNEPLPTADIYVLDSGASHDTAHKDIDDFMVRHSHIAPLVLLCSGSGPPSCLKSSTTKNHPLHIHHPLGPRKLAAVLCAALEAKTPLNIDTVQPINSAQASAVAKWITPVPLSPGVSALAKLKTKLGPITGPDPRPAVPVEAKTNKPITSPTTSNAGGTAQSPSAPTRHLLLVDDNPINIKLLTHVVRKLNHTFLTAANGLEAAQLYKKSLEGQGARFDLVFMDISMPIMNGFEATREIRQMEANAGVVDKVKIVALTGLSSDLSRNEATASGCDLFLTKPVKMNVVREVLNELNNDSAGG; encoded by the exons ATGTCGGTTCATGGCCCCGATCCACCGGTGCCGGCCGTTGTGGCAGCAAGTGACGCCGTCGAGGTGAAGAGCTCTGAGCGAGCCAGGCAGAGAGAGATCGCAGC TTACCTCTTGGCCGCCTCGTTCCCTCCAGATCTCCCCGCCGCTTTCGCCGAAAAGGCCACGCTGAACTCGGATCCCATCCTCAATGGCCTCACTCAACTCGGCGCCCTGCGACTGGGCTGCGACAGAGCCTTTGTGTCTCTCATCGATAGAACATACCAATATGTCGTCTCGGAGATCACGCGATCACACTCGCTTTTTGACTTGATCTCCGACCCGGGAGACACCATTGCGATAGGTGTTTGCAAGCTGAGGAATTGCGATGGTGTGTGTCCGGCAACCATGAACGCGTTTATGGACGAGACAGGTGAATGGGTGAAAACAGGACCCGATGTGATTGCGAATAGAACGAGATATatcatcaacaacttcaCGACACACCCCGACTACAAAGACCGCCCATATGTCAAGAATTACCCCTACTTCCGATCATACCTCGAGGTCCCTCTGGTCTCTTCGCTTGGGTACTTGATGGGAAGCTACTGCGTGGTGGACAGCAAGTTGAATGAGTTTGACGATGACGAAAAAGTGGAGATTATGAACGAGATTGctgccgccatcatggcGCATCTGGAGAATGTTAGAATAAAGCAGAGCCGAGATCGTTCGGCCCAGCTAATACAAGGGTTAAGCGGATTCATCAGGCATGAACCACTCTCACAGCGGCCCTCCCGTGCGAGTGCCATACCTGGGCCGGCGCCCAGCGACCCCGATCCTCCGACAACGACGGAGCAGCCGGGCAGCATTGGAGGTTCCAACGACGACGGCAAATCCACCGGCAGAGCTGATTCGACTGATGTGCAGTCGTCTGATGGGTCTCAACGACCGGAACCGATTAATGTCATTTCATCGTCGTCAATCGAGTCAGGCCAGTCTGGCCTCTCTTTGTTGTCGGAAGCCAGACAGGCTCCTTCCGAgtcacctccaacaaccccgcgGGACGAGGTCAATGAGAATCCGATGGAACAACAATTGAAGATGGCTATCGCTCGCACCGATGCAGACAAAGCCGCCATTGCAAACCCACCGGCCCCCTCATCGGAAACCTCGGAATCACACGGGAGTGGCTTCATATCTTcagccaacatcaaaaccacCTTCTTCCGAGCCGCCGGTACCATTCGACGCTCTATGGACATGGATGGCTTCATGTTTCTCGACGCAGTGCCAAGTTCTTATAGAGACAGGTCCGACCAGCCCACTCTGGGCAGCCAGCCAGGGACTCTCCACGACTATGAAGAAGGCCCATTTTGCTCTGCCATTGTCAAATCTTGTCTAGGGCCCACTGGTGAAAACATTACTCACTCTTCCCAGACGCGCCTGCCTGAAGTATCGCTTCAACGGTTTATCCGCGCGTTCCCTCAGGGCAAAGTGTTTACCGCTGATGAATATGGCCCGATCGATGACAGTTACGGACCTGGGAAGCGATTCCAGTCCTCTCGTCAACAACCAGACCCAGCAACTGTACGACTGAAAGATGACATTGACGCCCTATTCCGAGTTTTGCCCTCTGCCAAATACGTCGTCTTCCTGCCGTTGTGGCATTTCCAGCGCGAATGCTGGTATGCTGCCAGTctgggttgggtggaggaCCCGACTCGGGCTATCGACATCACGGATATCGGTCTGGTGTCTGCGTTCGGCAATTCCATCATGGCCGAGGTATCACGACTTgaagccctcgccgccaGTTGCGCAAAGTCAGACTTTGTTTCATCCCTTAGCCATGAACTGCGTAGTCCACTTCATGGAATCATGGCCAGCAGCGAGTTGCTGCGAGAGAATATGTTGGACAGTCCACTCTTGTCGACTTTGGATATGCTGGACTCCTGCGCCACAACGTTACTCGACACGTTCAACAACTTGCTCGACCACGCTGTGGTGACCCACGCCGGCCGGGAACGTGACCACAAGTCACCGGCTGCACAGCTCCGAGTCACTGACTTGGGGCTGCTCGTGGAGGAAGTTGTGGAAGCCATCCGTGTCGGCCACCTATCTGGGAACGCCTTCCACATGCAATCGTCGATGCTCAAGAAGATGGCAGAACCAGTTAACAGCAGCGTACCCGACCGTCCATTACTCATCACCGTCCATATCGCGATGAAATCTGCCTGGAGAATGCCCGTCAACGTCGGTGCATGGAAGCGCATCGTCATGAACATTTTTGGAAATGCCCTGAAGTACACCTTGACTGGACGAATTGAGGTGAAACTCAAAACAGTTCAGCGGCTGGATAAGACAGGGAAGTCTTCTGAGTATATCTCCTTCTCGGTGCAGGACACTGGGTTGGGAATGTCTTCTGACTATTTGAAGTATCACCTGTTCACCCCGTTTTCCCAGGAAAATAGCCACTCACCGGGCATGGGCCTCGGCCTCAGCATTGTCCAGCAACTGGTTAATGACCTCGGAGGCTTCGTTGAAGTTTACAGCTCGGTTGGTATAGGCACATGCGTCGAAGTCCTCGTTCCCCTGAATAAGGATGAGACGGACTCATCGGTGGCAGTGCCTGTCCAACCTCCACAGCAACTATTCGACGCACATCAACGCCAGCTCGCTGGTCGCACTTTGGGTCTGATCACGAGCGAAGCGTACAGTGCGTCGAACAACACTGGTACAGGGGCCAACAAAGATCAGCGCCTTTGGACCATGAACGTCGAAAGGGCTTTGAAGTCCAACGCGGGTGAGACCCTTGGTATGACAGTGATCATACCAACACATAATGAGCCACTGCCAACCGCAGATATCTACGTTTTGGATTCTGGCGCGTCTCATGATACAGCACATAAAGACATCGATGACTTTATGGTCAGACATTCGCATATTGCGCCCTTGGTCTTGCTGTGCTCAGGCTCTGGGCCGCCATCATGCCTGAAGTCGAGTACAACAAAGAATCACCCTCttcacatccaccaccccctggGCCCCAGGAAACTGGCGGCAGTATTATGCGCGGCTCTTGAAGCCAAAACGCCTCTCAACATCGACACAGTCCAGCCCATCAATTCGGCCCAAGCATCTGCCGTCGCCAAATGGATTACGCCTGTCCCTCTCAGTCCGGGTGTTTCTGCGCTGGCGAAACTGAAAACAAAACTGGGACCAATAACCGGACCAGACCCTCGGCCGGCAGTGCCAGTAGAAGCGAAGACTAATAAGCCTATCACTTCACCAACGACGTCTAATGCTGGGGGCACCGCGCAATCCCCCTCCGCGCCCACCAGACATCTCTTGCTTGTTGAcgacaaccccatcaacatcaaactCCTCACACATGTGGTCCGCAAACTCAACCACACCTTTCTCACTGCAGCCAATGGCTTGGAAGCTGCACAACTTTACAAGAAATCTCTGGAAGGCCAGGGGGCGCGGTTTGATTTGGTGTTTATGGATATCAGCATGCCCATCATGAATGGCTTCGAGGCCACACGGGAAATTAGGCAGATGGAGGCCAACgcgggtgttgttgacaaggTCAAGATTGTTGCTCTCACGGGACTAAGCAGCGACTTGAGCCGGAATGAGGCGACGGCGAGCGGGTGTGACTTGTTCCTGACGAAGCCAGTCAAGATGAATGTTGTCAGGGAGGTGCTGAATGAGCTGAACAACGATAGCGCAGGGGGGTGA
- a CDS encoding hypothetical protein (EggNog:ENOG503NYNV; COG:H), with protein sequence MDHPSCLHVGQRPPAPDFYRPPPSPVVDLRATATPENHWEQQPPPPPPYTPLPTLPLPPPPPPRPPRPPPLPVRVNVDPGIGALRIEDPLRPVSRGEDRSPQSPYFPPPPPPPPPPLSHRLRVQTSLPNLSQYGLKSPSLSPRPTTPTPVSAAATFGPGVTPGPNSGAESKPFWQNALSEARYFAGGLIPPPTESTKHYTILRHSSPLIFYRGPSTSVEISIFSAPDYPLPPDRSIWLQQRGFSGDSGMKIKAFFGSTDDWFNVTPSVAVQPDEVERDTERGWKRDMDKAARKMLKDKGPKKAHIPRETHVVRIPEASDDGYFRLHLCAGGPPDGQADETSSSSKRKILCSSPIFRIASTSTDSSKFRGATLSTLPLEAAAFVGSKVILSRVDPIIAPIQAGYDRVAPGMVKTLAYEIATDKINENAALRQEKNSYISSSRSSSSSSSSCHDIGPDSGPLPPFPLKFTGLVNRGTGRSTAELGVPTANLLRTSPESARFALRGVYAGWACILPPKTASSSPDCPPPPSPVWHEALISAGPLPSSRPQAAPEPQVAVHLLHEFPRGFLGREIKVIAMGYLRPCLGFNAQIEDKLVAFSQDVHMVLSCLSGPGRRENWGPENAAVLLKQKKSERGMGERFLDVKQKVASKVPSVPLHKVGIRGFDPEAKDRMHGRGGYWVRR encoded by the exons ATGGATCACCCCTCGTGTCTGCATGTTGGACAAAGaccaccagctcctgacTTTTAccgtccaccaccatcacctgtTGTTGACCTGCGGGCAACGGCAACCCCTGAAAACCACTGGgagcaacaaccaccaccaccacctccgtaTACACCGCTCCCGACgcttccacttccaccaccaccaccgccgaggCCGCCCCGGCCGCCCCCACTTCCGGTGCGGGTCAATGTAGATCCCGGCATCGGTGCACTCCGGATTGAAGACCCTCTCCGGCCGGTGTCGCGCGGCGAAGACAGAAGCCCGCAAAGCCCCtattttccaccaccaccaccaccaccaccaccgccgctcAGTCACCGGCTCCGGGTGCAGACCAGTCTACCGAATTTATCCCAGTACGGGTTAAAGTCTCCCAGTCTGAGCCCACGCCCAACAACTCCCACACCCGTCAGCGCCGCTGCGACATTCGGGCCGGGTGTGACCCCCGGACCTAACTCTGGTGCAGAGTCAAAACCATTCTGGCAAAACGCCCTTTCAGAAGCCCGTTATTTCGCCGGTGGCTTGATCCCACCGCCAACCGAGTCAACAAAGCACTACACCATTTTGCGACATTCCTCACCACTCATCTTTTATCGTGGCCCCAGCACCTCAGTTGAGATATCCATCTTCAGCGCCCCAGACTatcccctcccaccagaTCGCTCAATATGGCTTCAACAACGCGGCTTCTCCGGCGACAGCGGCATGAAGATCAAAGCCTTCTTCGGCTCCACAGACGACTGGTTCAACGTCACCCCTTCCGTCGCCGTCCAGCCAGACGAAGTCGAGCGTGACACCGAGCGCGGCTGGAAGAGAGACATGGACAAAGCCGCCAGAAAGATGCTCAAAGATAAAGGCCCCAAAAAAGCCCACATCCCCCGCGAAACCCACGTGGTCCGCATCCCTGAAGCCTCGGACGACGGTTACTTTCGTCTTCACCTCTGCGCCGGTGGCCCCCCTGATGGTCAGGCAGACGaaaccagctcctcctcaaaacGCAAAatcctctgctcctcccccatcttccgCATAGCCAGCACCTCAACCGACTCGTCCAAATTCCGCGGCgcaaccctctccaccctccccctcgaagCCGCAGCCTTTGTCGGCTCAAAGGTGATCCTCTCCCGCGTCGACCCCATCATTGCCCCCATCCAAGCAGGCTACGACCGCGTCGCCCCCGGCATGGTGAAAACCCTAGCCTACGAGATAGCCACAGACAAAATAAACGAAAATGCCGCCCTCCGTCAAGAAAAAAACTCGtacatctcctcctcccgctcctcctcctcctcctcctc ctcatgCCATGATATTGGCCCCGACTCCGGCCCcttgccccccttccccctgaAATTCACCGGCCTCGTCAACCGAGGAACGGGGAGATCCACCGCCGAACTTGGCGTCCCCACCGCAAACTTGCTGCGCACATCCCCCGAATCAGCAAGGTTCGCCCTAAGGGGTGTGTACGCCGGGTGGGCGTGCATCCTCCCGCCCaaaaccgcctcctcctcccccgactgccccccgcccccatcgCCAGTCTGGCACGAGGCTCTCATCTCCGCCggccctctcccctcctcccgacCGCAAGCGGCCCCAGAGCCGCAGGTTGCTGTCCACCTGCTCCACGAATTCCCCCGTGGTTTTCTCGGGAGGGAGATCAAAGTCATTGCAATGGGGTATCTTCGCCCGTGTCTGGGGTTCAACGCGCAGATAGAGGACAAACTAGTGGCGTTTAGTCAGGACGTGCACATGGTCTTGTCTTGCCTTTCTGGGCCGGGAAGGAGAGAAAATTGGGGACCTGAAAACGCGGCGGTGCTGTtgaagcaaaagaagagTGAGAGAGGAATGGGGGAGAGATTTCTGGATGTCAAGCAAAAAGTTGCGAGCAAAGTGCCGAGTGTGCCGCTTCACAAGGTTGGGATTAGGGGGTTTGATCCCGAGGCGAAGGATAGGATgcatgggagggggggttattGGGTTAGGAGGTGA
- a CDS encoding hypothetical protein (EggNog:ENOG503PY5T): MTLNLTRNFLLLASIATKIGASPQRHSGWASPDPTGTKTQDGLEHLRISHKPTDAPILATSRELRRGDDDAGVCGYFDNPAIPAYHCLPYETCTNIGNYRACCPKGDWCADLDSHHTACVDYTHAACLYPTPGTLCCNGEDGYGYCRQYHWSTSATPNRTFTVFACMPGKHTDVGTLLPTPPSGSSLPTESSNDPSYEDLLRFGGSTFSSTSDTPSSKSETPVGAIVGGAIGGLAVIGAVIVAIFFMFFRSKKQVIEAKSGPGSSTSLSDHEQSVDLLPQQSPIARTWRPSSISYAPPLSGPGFTLPNPKATSTIVSPESEDDSLEQQHQPLMSMRGPMSPVNAVPVEIGKAKESPIELAETCGHYELASHPVK, from the exons ATGACTCTCAATCTCACCAGGAACTTCTTGCTTCTAGCAAGTATTGCCACGAAGATTGGTGCCTCGCCACAAAGGCATTCGGGTTGGGCCTCACCGGACCCCACCGGCACAAAAACACAAGATGGACTAGAGCATCTTCGGATATCGCATAAGCCTACGGATGCCCCGATCCTGGCCACATCACGAGAGTTGCGTcgcggggatgatgatgctggcgTCTGCGGTTACTTCGACAACCCCGCTATTC CGGCTTATCACTGCCTTCCATACGAAACATGCACCAACATCGGCAACTATCGCGCGTGTTGCCCCAAGGGAGATTGGTGCGCAGATTTAGATTCTCACCACACAGCATGCGTGGATTACACCCATGCCGCGTGCCTCTATCCAACCCCAGGCACGTTATGTTG TAATGGCGAAGACGGTTATGGCTATTGCCGGCAATACCACTGGTCAACATCTGCAACACCGAATCGAACCTTCACGGTCTTTGCCTGCATGCCAGGGAAACACACCGATGTTGGCACGCTCTTACCCACCCCGCCCTCGGGCTCCAGTCTCCCCACCGAATCATCGAACGATCCCAGCTACGAGGACTTGCTACGTTTCGGAGGCTCTACATTCTCATCGACGTCAGACACGCCATCAAGCAAAAGCGAAACACCAGTGGGGGCCATTGTGGGAGGGGCTATTGGGGGTCTGGCCGTCATAGGAGCAGTCATTgtcgccatcttcttcatgtTCTTCCGCAGCAAGAAGCAGGTGATTGAGGCGAAATCAGGGCCAGGATCGTCGACATCATTGTCGGATCATGAGCAGTCGGTTGACCTGCTGCCTCAACAGTCACCGATTGCTAGGACATGGAGACCTTCTTCTATATCCTATGCACCCCCACTCTCGGGTCCGGGGTTCACACTGCCGAATCCCAAAGCAACAAGCACGATTGTGTCACCCGAGAGCGAAGACGACTCGCtagaacaacaacatcaaccgtTAATGTCGATGCGGGGACCAATGAGCCCTGTCAATGCTGTTCCGGTCGAGATCGGAAAGGCCAAGGAGTCTCCTATTGAACTGGCTGAAACGTGCGGACACTATGAGCTTGCGTCGCATCCTGTCAAGTGA
- a CDS encoding hypothetical protein (EggNog:ENOG503P3A8): protein MVTTNHHSDHQSHTCERTTVNGNSPTTAHDDMTVPRPLRIPRHVLLLSLQSPSWFDIEYENLLHALPAESGRILKAEDPEDALEMFSHREVANSFSAVLIADHGITFPRHSPIWHLLLKNYIRKGGRVIICCEFPCGVIPRDFDTMFSEIEGLDWKFGGCSRGEYGRAEAPGQGKDALPDVVDWNAVKLRAEGMKSGESWYSDSTGASAAAMAKVGEGWLGYVGNVDVDGDTAMIILRMCGFDESEGGQGVYLEE, encoded by the coding sequence ATGGtcaccacaaaccaccacagcGACCACCAGTCGCACACGTGTGAACGAACCACCGTCAACGGCAATTCACCCACAACAGCCCACGACGACATGACAGTTCCCAGACCCTTACGTATCCCGAGGCacgtccttcttctctccctACAGTCGCCCTCTTGGTTCGACATCGAATACGAGAACCTCTTGCATGCTTTGCCGGCAGAGTCGGGCAGAATCTTGAAGGCCGAAGACCCCGAAGATGCCCTGGAGATGTTTTCCCACCGAGAGGTCGCGAACAGCTTCAGTGCTGTATTGATTGCTGACCACGGCATCACCTTCCCTCGCCACTCTCCCATATGGCATCTGCTCCTCAAGAATTACATCCGAAAGGGGGGCAGGGTGATTATTTGCTGCGAATTTCCGTGTGGTGTTATCCCGAGAGACTTTGACACCATGTTCTCTGAGATCGAGGGGTTGGATTGGAAGTTCGGTGGTTGTTCACGGGGTGAATATGGAAGGGCTGAGGCTCCGGGACAGGGGAAAGATGCATTGCCTGATGTAGTTGATTGGAATGCTGTTAAGCTGCGGGCGGAGGGAATGAAATCCGGTGAGAGCTGGTATTCTGATTCAACGGGTGCTAGTGCGGCTGCGATGGCtaaggttggagaggggtggttgggaTACGTTGGGAATGTAGACGTTGACGGAGATACTGCGATGATTATTTTGAGAATGTGTGGCTTTGATGAGTCGGAAGGTGGCCAAGGAGTCTACCTCGAAGAGTAG
- the mns1B_2 gene encoding Mannosyl-oligosaccharide alpha-1,2-mannosidase 1B (EggNog:ENOG503NUBI; COG:G): protein MASPTCAQDGVQHNFLQWVPYFLSSNYETNLQHDCCLLGVDLSTSCVVNFFSNNTVNSYGNITRGHFEANPDIAGYGVWISLASALFVNIVAILFVVREWSYRLRGKKSKILPTTNKSNSKSHPSSMAQKGKNTAKGVYSWLKSWMKELFRVTIDAQLVLAFSYALNFGLESKCTLSAYHYNFAVDTLILSLSCVTLSVYVLDDFWRSKWIGCLRTAASIIIYAFLCRYLYYQMERNTSPELMFIPTPGRSDSSLLLPMACFLDPDLDPFINLAPEQKDAIGGPGPKVTPAFVFCYMLAVGYVGAHLEKFLTRNRPNYHQNVFMTTAFVVLCSIPCFLSYAHLTILRDWVDMSGWMEVANGGGSPEKEIRSIGQIMPLATIFWILAISFDTGKLARRGMANQQAHRQAGKK, encoded by the exons atggcatcaccaacctGTGCACAAGACGGTGTTCAGCACAACTTCTTGCAATGGGTGCCCTATTTCCTGTCCTCCAATTATGAGACCAATCTTCAGCATGACTGTTGTCTTCTCGGTGTTGACCTCAGCACCAGCTGTGTTGTCAACTttttctccaacaacactgtcAATTCATATGGCAATATAACTCGTGGCCACTTCGAAGCTAACCCAGACATTGCTGGATACGGA GTGTGGATATCTCTCGCCTCGGCACTTTTCGTCAACATCGTGGCTATTCTGTTTGTAGTGCGGGAGTGGTCATATCGCCTCCGGGGAAAGAAATCAAAGAT TCTTCCCACAACGAACaaaagcaacagcaagaGTCACCCCTCCAGCATGGCACAGAAAGGAAAGAACACAGCCAAAGGGGTCTACTCCTGGCTCAAGTCCTGGATGAAAGAGCTCTTCAGGGTGACGATCGATGCTCAACTTGTTCTCGCCTTCTCCTATGCCCTCAACTTTGGTCTGGAGTCCAAATGCACCCTTTCAGCCTACCACTACAACTTCGCCGTCGATACACTCATCTTGTCACTGTCTTGCGTCACACTTTCAGTCTATGTACTTGACGACTTTTGGAGGTCCAAATGGATCGGATGCCTGCGAACGGccgcctccatcatcatATATGCATTTCTTTGTCGGTACCTGTACTACCAAATGGAAAGGAACACGTCCCCCGAACTGATGTTCATCCCAACCCCGGGCCGTTCCGACAGCTCGCTTCTCCTTCCCATGGCATGTTTTCTCGATCCTGACCTGGACCCGTTTATCAACCTGGCCCCTGAGCAGAAAGACGCGATTGGCGGGCCCGGGCCTAAGGTCACCCCAGCCTTTGTCTTTTGCTATATGCTAGCAGTGGGATATGTTGGTGCCCATCTGGAGAAGTTCTTGACGAGAAACAGGCCGAATTATCACCAGAATGTCTTCATGACAACAGCgtttgttgtgttgtgcAGCATCCCGTGCTTCCTGTCATATGCCCACCTCACAATTCTGCGGGACTGGGTTGACATGTCAGGCTGGATGGAGGTTGCcaacggtggtggcagcCCTGAGAAGGAAATCCGGAGTATTGGACAAATTATGCCCCTCGCGACCATCTTCTGGATTCTTGCTATCTCTTTTGATACTGGGAAGTTGGCCCGCAGGGGGATGGCAAATCAACAGGCACATCGACAGGCTGGGAAGAAGTGA